The Caldalkalibacillus salinus nucleotide sequence TCGTTCGTTCCTTCAGACAACGCGTCGATGCCATCATGTAGGTCTTGGTATTCACTTGCGAGCTGGTCTACACCTTCTGTATAGTGTAATAGGCCGTCGTGAAACTCTCCATAATCGGAGGTCAATTGAGCCAATCCTTCCTGTAATTCCTTGAGTGCATTCATATCATCCGTCCCTTTAAGAGATGATGAAAGATCGTTTGCCGTTGAATGTAGCGCGTGTGCCATTTCCTGAATAGAATCATTCATGGCCTTCAATGTTGTATTCACTGACTCAAAACCTTCTTGTACTTCGGCGTAGGTTTTCTTAACTTTAAGTGCAGCCGAATACGTTTCGATCAACTGATTGAGCACATCTTGATCTGCGCCACTCGTATATAAACGTTGTATTTCTTCTTCCGTTATATCGTACTCAGGGATGTCCCCCATGGCACCGTCCAATGTGTTGTAAGCCATGTCGTAGTTCTCTCTTAGCGTCGATAGCCCATCCGCTGTTTCATGTAAGCCATCCGCTAATTGAGTGAGCCCATCGGGAAGGCTTTGCAGTTCACTGAGATCCACTTCTTCCGTGTCGTTTTGAAGACGATCATTGATTGTGCCAAGAGCTTCGTTAATGGCCGAAGAAGCATTAACGAGTTCAGAAGACGCTTCGCTGATGTCCATCATGCCTTGTTGGTACTCTGCTGAGCCCTGACGCAGGTCTTTTGCACCGTTATTTAAATCCGTCACACCCGTTCTTAATGCCGTGACTCCCTCATGAATGTCGTTAATCGCATCTGAAAGTGTACGGATGTCTTCTGTTAACCCATTGGCATCAACCTCTAGGGCCATGTTGGATGGAACCGCGGATATTTCGATACTTTCCATTTCAAAGTCCACCACGTCTGCTTCGAACTGTATATGCCCCTCTTCTTCAGGCATCACAGTAAAGGTGAGAATCTTATCCTTGCCTGCGTTGGCCATCATGGCGTCGGGGGTCTGAATATGGCTATAGATAGAAGGAGAAAGCGGAATAGAGACTTGTAGTAGATAGTTTTCGTAGAACGTTCGATCTACATTTTCGTTCGCCGATGTGGTCATGTTCATCTGTAAATGCCCGTCTTTACCGACAAGTTCTTCTGGTGTCATCTCCTCCCCGTTCAGCCGATAAGAGATGGTAAAGTCCCATGGTAATTCACGGCCATCCTTCATGTTACCTTGATAATAAAACTGACCTTCTGGCGCCTCAATCTGGACCCTATTATGCTCTTGGTGTATGTCAGATAAGTCCGTTAAGTTCCTTACGCTTGAGTACGAGCCGTAATCGTTAATCGTGCCTGGTTTACTTACATCCAACGTGTTCACCACATAGATGTCGGATCGTTCTCCTGTAGGGTCTAGTGTGGCGTATACCACCTCATCCTTGGAGGCAAGTTCGCCCTCCACTTTTTCCGCTTCAGATGTTTTATCCGCATCAACGTTAGGTGCCGCTTCAACTAGAAATGAAGGGATGATCAGCATCATAACCAGTACAACGAGTACATAACGTTTTTGTCTCATCGTCATTCCCCCTCATAAAAATTTGCTCGATACGTCGTTCGACTGATCCATCTATCCGTCATGAGCAGTAGCGCTGGTAAGAAGCAGACGACCACAACAAAGGCCAGCAACGCCCCTCTTCCCAGCAGCAGACCAATGGAAGAAACGATAGGATTGGAAGACGTCAGCCACAATATATACCCTACACTGGATAAAATGGAGGCTGATACGGAAATCGAGAACGTTTTCTCATCCAATGTCTTCTTAATCGCACGTAATGACGGCATCTTTCTACGATTCTCTTTATACGCGTCTGAAAGTAGAATGGCGTAGTCCACCGTAGCGGCCAGTTGGACCGTGCTAATGATCAGGTACCCGACAAAAACTAAGGAAGTAGCGGTGAAATACGGAATCGATAGATTGATCCATACAGCAGACTGAATTGTGATCAACAATATAAGTGGTATAGACACGGACCTAAAGGTGATGATAAGAACGATGGCTATGGTCACAACCGTTAGGATATTGACAACCGTGTTGTCTCTCATCACCGTGTTTTTGATGTCATATAGTGTGACACTTTCCCCTAGCGTGAGGGCCTCGTCTCCATAATAGTGGGCTGCTGTCTGCTGTACCGTTTCCACTACGCCAAAGGGAACATCACCCTCCTTACCAGTATCCGTATTGATAATCATGCGGCTATAATGCTCTGAAAAGAACTCACTCGTCATTGACTCATCGAGATATTCGGATGGGATCACAGACCCTACCGTATTCACATAAGCCATGACGCTTGTGACATGCTCTATTTCCTCTAAATCTTGTGCTAGTTTTGCCTCTTTGGCGACATCCCCTTTAGGGACGAGGACCACAATCGGGGTGAATGCCCCAAACGACGCTTCTATCTCTAGTAAATCGCTGCCCGCTCGTGTCGTTTCCGGCTGCTCCCCAAGACCATACGTAAACGCCGTTTGACTTTGGGCTAAGAAGCTCGGGATCAGAAGCGCAAAGACAACGATGACACTCAGCACCCGCATTTTTAGCACACGACCTCCGATGCCTTTGAAGCTAGGAACGAAGCTTTTGTGCTGAGTTTTATCAATCCATTTATAAAAGCATAACGTTAAAGCGGGTAAAAAGAGGATGACGGTCACGTAACTGAGGAAAATCCCTTTCACTAAGTTGAATCCAAGATCTGATCCGATTTCAAAATTCATAAATGTAAGGGCCGTAAATCCAAAAAACGTCGTCGCTGCACTCGCTGTAATCGTAGGGAAAGATTTTTTCACCGCTAGCTGCATCGCCTCTTCGACATGGTACTTCTTCTTCCTATAATCTGAAAAACTGTGCAGGAGAAAAATAGCATAATCTAGCGATACGGCGAGCTGTAATATTGGAGCGACCGATTGTGTAACGAAAGAAACCTCGCCGATGAACACGTTCGTTCCTAAGTTGATCACCACTGAAACGCCAATTGCAACCAAGAAAAACACGGGCTCTGCCCAGGAGGTGGTGGATAGGACCAATATAAGGATAATAATGGGTATGAGAAGTGACGCGGCGTAAAGGGTTTCCGTTCCCGCCATCTTTTGTGAAGTGGCCGTATCTAACGCCTCACCAGCGATAGCCCCTTTATCACCCACGAGCTCATATATGGCATCCGTAGCGGCGACTTCTTCACCATCGCGTACACTCAATGAAAATAACGCCTTGTTATCCTTGTAGTAGTCTTCTATTAACTCAGGCTCTATCATTTCAAGCGGTGTTTTCAAATCGACGAGGTCATCTAACCAGACAACATCGGACACCCCGTCAATCGCGACTAGTTGGCTTTTATAGTTTAGGGCTTCCTGAACCGTGACGTCATGTATCATGACTCTCGTATTTGGAACAGCCGTTGTAAATTCCTGATCCATGATGTCAATCGCTTGTGTCGATTGGGCATCATCGGGTAAGTAATCGACCATACGATAATTGACGGATACAAATAATTGCGCCACAGATGAGATGATCGCAATCAGTATAAAAGAAAAGACAATCCATTTTTTATATTTGGTCATTCTTGCTACTATGCCAATCATAACTCACCCCTTCTTGCAATGGCACGTTTTACACTTTACCATTATAAATACACAGTGTTGCTTATTCAACAAACAGTTTATTTACATACGTACAGTTGACAACACTAGGGGCCATTATGTTGGATTACGATAAAAAATAATAGTAAAGGGTGATAGGATTGAACGCTAAGTTAGACAGGAGAAAAAAATATACCCGCATGGTTCTAAAGGACAGTCTGATGTCATTATTAAAGGAAAAGCAAATTTCCTCGGTGACCGTAAAAGAACTATGTGAACGAGCCGATATCAATCGCTCAACGTTTTATTCCCATTACTCAGATCCGTATGATCTCCTATACAGTATTGAAGAAGAAATGATTGAGGATATAAACGAGACATTTAGTCAGTACAATTACACGAAGGAAGAAGAAGCCTTACAAATGACTGAAGTCATGCTAGAGTATATCGTGGCAAACAGCGAGAAATGTCAAATTCTTTTGAGTGAGCATGGGGATATAGCGTTCCAAAAGAGGATTATGAAGATCGCTCAGCAATTCTTGATGAAAAACTGGCTGGATGTCATCAGTTTCGATAAGGAAGATCAGGCGCTCTCAGAATATATCAGTATGTTTGTGGTTAGTGGTAGTATTCACGTGGTCAGAAACTGGTTGAATAATGGCATGGACCAGTCGCCAAAGGAAATGGCTAAAATCATCACGGACCTGACCAATAACGGGCTTTCCTCATTACGCTGATACGAATTAATGTTCTTTGTTCCATTGCATTGTACTAAAAAAAGACTGTAGATGAAGTCCGCTTCAGTGCTTCGTCTACAGTCTGATAAATGTGACATGATTGTTTTCTAATGGTTTATTTGAATGTTCATAATAGATTTTGAGCTAAACGAATCATATCCCTGCATTGTATCCCGTTCTCGTAGATGTCTTCTTGGTAATGGCTAGTAAAAAAGTCTCTATCAATACCAGTTATTCTAAACCCACATTTCTGATATAAAGCAAGCTGACCTATGCTTGAGTTTCCTGTCCCAATCTCAATTGTCTGGTACCCGTTTCTTTTCGCTGTCTGAATAGCATCCTTTATTAAAAGCCTTCCTATACCCCTACCATGCTTTTCTTCTACGACTGCAATGTTCACTAGCTCCACCGTTTCAGGCCTCGTTGGAAGTAGAACATAAATGCCAATCGTTTCATTGTTCATTTCTGCAATGTAACAATCCCCTCGCTCTAAGTACGCTTCCACTATACGTGGAGAAGGATCAGCTAATAGCAGCAATGCCATTGGTGGTTTTTCATCCTTATGTCGTAACCGGATATTCATGATCATCGTCTCCTATATGAAAGGCATTGAGTCATCCTCTATTTCATACACGTTTATGTATTGTTCGTAGGTGTTCCCTGATGAAAGGTCATTTGCCACTGATTATGCTTTAGTTGCCATATAGAACTTCTTAACGAGATTTTCATATCGTGGTGTCTCGTAGTCTGATAGGTTACTAGTGCTATATCTGGTGCCAATAGCTTCATATCAAAATCTGATACAGTATATGCTATCTTAAGGGTGGTTTCCTTGTGTGCGGCTACTAGTTGATCATGTTTACGATACACTTGACCTGACGAACCGATCTCATAAAAGTCCTCGGCGAGCAACGTGTCTAGATCTTTAGGGTCATACTTCATTAAGCGCTTTTCAAGTTCAAATATATACGCTCGTAACGATGAAAGTGCCATGCGTCACATCACTTCCTTTGTTAGACTATACCCTTATCAACCGCAACATGATCGTTATACTTTTCTATTATTCATCCGTGTTCCGTGACAACAATTTAATGATTTTCTCATTTTGTTCAATTTGTTGCTCAAGTCTAAATCTAATGACCTTCACCTTGTCATTTATCAAATAGATTCCGTAAACCATTACAGCCAAGATGATGACCATATACAAAATAAAAACATCGCTCATTTAGAATGCCACCTTTTCCTAGTCATAATTGAAGATAAGTCCCAAAGTCAAAGAACATGTCATGTAGACCTACATTGAGATCACTCATACTCTAACGCTCGTGTTATATTTTTTCGACGTCCCCTAATTCGGAGTGTGCCATGGGAAACAACCTCTTGTCACAAAATGATGGTTCTCATTTATTCTTCTACTGTCTAATAGTCATATCATAAAGCAGATTAAGTAACAAATACAAGTGATGCCGAATAGGGCAAAGTAGCTGGATGTTATGACCATATAACAACTCTTAGCCAGTTTCAACTCATGCAGTGAATTTTTTCTGCACCTCAAAAAAGAAAACCACCGCTAAGTGAGGCGATGGTTTTCACTACATGTTCCCGATTATTTTGATTCTTTTGACAAATAATCTTCTAGTTGATTGAAGGTGCCTGAAAATCCTGCATGAACCATATCTTGTGATGCTCCAAAGGTTTTAAGTTCCTCTTCGGTTGCTGATGCTGGCGTTATAATCGCTGTAAGGGTTGTTTGACCCTCGTCCTCGGTAAACATCAATGTATTCAGGGTCTCCAAAGGCCAACTTTCGTCAAAAGGGGCACGTACAATCTGACCTTCCTCATCAGAAAAGAAATTGGTGTAAACGATCTTCTCTGGAGCGACCATTTCATTGTATACAAATTTGACCCACATGACATCACCATCAGCAGGTTGCTGGCTGTAATGAAAGACACCGCCTGGGCGGAAATCTGATTGAGAAACATGAAACGCCCAACCTTTTGGCCCCCACCAGTTTTGTAAATGTTCTGCTTCGGTGAATGCTTTAAATACTTGTTCACGTGAAGCATTGAAAGTATGGGTTATTTCAACTCGAGCTAACATGTGATTCCTCCAATAATTTTAGTACATCATTATTTTTGTTGTTGTTTCTACATCGAAGTATTTTTGATTTTATATGTTTTGGAGAGCTTATCTATGTATATTTCTATATATGATGCTAAAGTCGTGCTCCCAGTTTACACCATCGTATGATTTCTCCCATGTACTATGAATGGTATTACCAGACTCCTTGATTTCACCAAAAAAACGTTGAGAGAAATCTAACGATGAAAAATCTGATGAATTTCTCCACATTTTCCAGATCCCATCTTCAAGAGACATGTTGTATAGACGAGCTACACCCCGAGAGCCGAAATAATGCTGTAAATAAGTACCATCGTTTAAGTCATAGTCATAAACGAGCATACTACTTGGAAATTCTGGGCGATCCACATTCGTACGTTGAATCATGAATTGACCGCCATCCATCCAGGCAAATGACGTTTGTCCATAAATGGATTGGTAATGCGGGTGGATCAATTCCAATTTCCATTCTCCTTCAAAAGTATCTAGTCGTTTCATAGCTCCGTCACGCATAGATTGTTCCATTGATAACCCCACCCATCCTTTTCAATCGTTTTAAAACCTATCTAGCATCGTGAGTCTTGACTCTATTGGTGTCTTTCAGGTTTGCTATAGACGTCAATCCCTTGCCTGTTTAACAAGGTAACACTATTGATGTTAAAATCGCTTTTATCAAAGAGAGGGCTGAGTTTTCGTTATCCCTCGTATGCTCTTTGTAACTCCGCAAGGTCAAGTTTCTTCATTTTAAATGTTGCTTGGGTCACACGCGCAATTTGTTCGGGTGTGCTATTGCTACTCATTATCTCTTCCATTTTTCTCGGTACAATCTGCCAAGACACGCCATACTGATCTTTGAGCCAGCCGCATTGCTCAGACTCAGGAACAACAGATAGCTTATGCCAATAGTCATCAATCTCTTCTTGTGAGTCGCAGTATACCATAAATGAAATGGCCTCGTTAAAACCGAATTTATGATCTCTCGCGCTGTCCATTGCGGCAAACCATTGATTCTCTAGCATGAAGTCAGAAAACATAATGGTTCCTTCCTTGTCAGGTTCCATGCCTTGAGGGTAGTGAACTTTGAGACCCTGTTTTGAATGCTTAAACACGGACAAATAAAAATGAACGGCTTCTTCGGCTTGGCCACATCGATCACCGACAAACATGAGCGAGGGGACAATCGGAGGTCGCTCTTCACCCTCTGGATCGGAGAGGATTAACTGCCATGACAAACCATACTTATCTTGAATCCAACCATATTTCTCACTAAACGGGTACTTGTCTAGTGGCATTAGCACAGTACCACCCTCGGACAATTTGGTCCAAACCTCACTTAAATGTTGGCTTGCGTTTTCTTCTCGCGACGGATCAAAGTTAACGATAAAAGACGTCGACGGATTGAAAGTAAATAAAGGCCCTGCATTGATGGCCATGAACTTTTGCCCCCTCAACTCAAAAGAAACTACATCGCAGTCTCCTGAAGGTGTGTCGTGGATTGTTGTTTCATTTGTAATTTTTGAGTCCGGGAAAATAGAAGCATAGAATTTTGCTGCTTCATTTGCCTCTTTGTCAAACCATAAATGCGGAACAATGTTTTGATTTGTATTCTGCATCGTTATTCCTCCTAACCTATTTTGTTTATCTTATCATTTTGAATGTATTGCGATTTCTTATAGATTGCTGAAAGTTGCTACTCTCTTTTTCTCTGTCAGTCGATGATTCGTCATCTTCCTCTGCATTTACTCTCTTATAGATGGAAAATAGCCCATTAAAAGTAAAGAAAAGCTGTTTGAACAACTTTTCTTTACTCTTGTAAATATGTATGGATCGTTTATATTAGACTATAAGTTCCTCGTTACCCGAGATCGTCGGAGCGTCCGGCTGCAAGGCGGGACCACTGGGCTGTCGGGCGACCGTCTAGCTGAAACTGACCACCTTTGGAGCCCCAACGCTGCGGCCAGCCCTCGGGCGAATCTTCCCAGAACTCCTGCCTGCCGTAGACAGTCAGGTCCAGCAATCCGTAAGACGGTGACATCAGTTCGTTGCCGCGACCAGTAGTCCAGTAGGTCTCGTAGACCTTGTCACCGTCCCGGATATAACTAACCAAGATGCCGAAGTGTCGCCCTACGATCAACCGGTCCACGGAGTCTTGGGGTACCGAGTACCAGGGAACCGTCCAGCCCATGAAGTCGCGATACTGCGAGCTTTCTTTATACGGTCCCTGACAAAAAGTCGCATAGCTCACGTCCCGTGAGTGTAGGTAGGACAGCTCGTTGATGTGAGTCGTGGAGAAGGTACAGCCCTCGCACTGCTCTGCGGCGGGCTTGCCGGTGTGCCACATGTGATAGTAGACGACTAGCTGGTGACGGCCCTCGAACGTCTCCAGCAGCGTGACTGGACCATCTGGGCCGATCAGCGGAATGGTCGAGTCCACCTCAACCATCGGCAGCCGCCGACGGGCTGCCGCAATTGCATCACCTTCGCGAGTATGCGCCTTCTCTCGAATCCGTAACTCATCCAGTTTGGCCTGCCAGGTGGACCGGTCGACCACTTTAGGCAACGTAGAAGTGTTGTAATTTTGATTCATTTTAATTATCTCCCTTCGCTACTGCTTACACTCCCAAATTTTATCACGTATAAATACAGAGGAATTCTTCTCGATTGCTTAAAAATCCTTTACTGTACTATTATTACCCGTCACCACCCGCTTGCCAACGATGACAACACCTTCGGCTTCTAGTAAACTTTTCTGTCGTTCAACCTTATCTGGATCGTTTAGAGCGATTTCACCCTTGGCATTAATGACACGGTGCCACGGTAAGAGGTACTTCGCACTTGATGAATGAAGGATTCTTGCCACTTGTCTTGCTGCACGCGGATGACCCGCTAGCCTGGCAACTTGACCATAGGTCATGGTATGACCTTTGGGAATGTGTTTAATAATATCAATGACGGCCACTGTAAAAGGTTGCACGGCTAAAGCTCCTCTCGCTAAGTGTGCTTGGTTCATTGCTTGGTTCATTCTTCTGTACGAAATGTAATGTTATTGAAGAAATATGTAAAACAAATAGAGAAAACCCAAGCGACGATTGCGACGATCAGCGCTTGGGTTTATTTTATCTCGTATTCACTGAGCTGTACACAGACGTTAATGATTAATACACGATAATCATGGATACGATTGACATCATTCATAACTCAAGAGATGTTTCAAGTTCGTCATATAGGTGTCTTCCGCTGTAGAAGTCGATCTCTGCCTTTCTGTCTTATGGTTCTAAGGTTGTGACATACGTACCGGCGATCATATCGTGGATGGCCCGTTTATCTTCTCTTAGTCCCACCATAAAGGCGCTAATGACTAAGGCAATACCTAGGGTCACTACATACACGATATGACCGACCAAGACTCTCAGTAACATGGTGCCAATACTGACGGGGCTTCCGTCTTTCCTGACAATGCGTACACCAAGAATTCTCTTGCCTACGGTATACCCGTACCATACGAGCGGTATCACAATCGTGTAAATGAGATACATAATATTAGAGAGTGCTTCTGCCACCTGTTCATTTGTCATTATAAGTCCGGCTAGCATAGCAATAGGCAGTGATACGATAATGGCATCTAGTATTTGGGCGGCAAGCCTTCTCCAAAAACCTCCGGGATAGTTTATGTTTTCCATCAATCTATACTCCTCTCCTTGCTTTTACGGGTTTTGTACCCACATAAGAGTATAGAGGAATGAGCTTAATGTGACAAGAATTTGAGCATTCAAATTAAATTTGTTGTTTCACCGGATGGCTATCCGTTGCTGACCGACGCCTGAACATAGACTGAACCCTTTTAAGGATGTCTTCATACACCATATAGATAGCTGGTATAAGCAATAGTGTGATAAGCGTACTGACCAACAGACCAAAGATCATGACAACGGCTAATGGCGATTGGAAGTGACTAGCGCCGCCCGTTGAAATCGCCATCGGTAACATCCCAGCGGCGGTCGTTAATGCCGTCATCATAATGGGGCGTAAGCGATCTCGTCCCGCTTCAACTAGTGCTTCTTCACTCTTGAGCCCTTGTAACTTCAGTTGTTTTGTTCGGTCAATAAGTAAGATGGCATTATTTAAGACGATGCCGATTAAAATAACCACGCCGACAGCAGACATCGCGTTTAATTCCTTTTGTGTCACAAACAATCCGAACAAGGCACCGACAAACGTGAGTGGCACGATTGACATCACGATAAAAGGATGGGCCAAATGATTAAACTGCACGGCCATAACACAATAAACGAGGAGCAAGGCCACAATCACAATAAACAGTATCTCAGTAAAGGTCTCTTCTTGATCTGCTAACTGGCCTAGCGTTGAGACAGTATAGTTCTCAGGTATCTCAAGCGATGCGATGACATCCTGAACATCCCGTTGAGCTTGACCTAGATCTTGGCTCGTGTCATCCGCTGAAATTACAACTGACCTCATACCATCGTGTCGGCTTATTTCTATCGGGGAGGGCACAACGTCTAAGGCTAGAAAGTCCGACATATCCTGTACCCCCGCTTGGGTCGTGACTAGTAGTGACGTGACATCTTCAGCCTCCTCAATCTTCTGATCACTCGTAAGTACGACGGGGTGGGTACGGCCTTCTAAGGTCACCTCATCGATCGTTTCTTGTCCGAGATGTAAGTTCAGTTGTTGTAGTAAGAACGCGCTTGTGAGTTGGCTGGCGGATAACGCTTCTTCATCTATATTAATAAGTAGTTCTTCGTTCGTTTGGGACAGCGTATGATTGACGCCGGAAAATCCGTCTAAGTCATCTAAAGCGGTGGCGATGTCATCTCCAATTTGCCGTAGTGTGTCCAAATCATGTCCTTGCACCATCACTTGTATGGGAGCTCCTCCCCCGCCTGCGAAAATAGCATCTGCAACGGCTTGAATCGGGTAGTCATTTTTCAGGCTGTCGACAATATCGTGTATGTCTTGTTTGACTTGCGTTTGACTAAGAGTGGCATTCTCTTCAGGTGTCATATTAATAAACAGATAGACACGTTTGGGATCTAAAATATTAACGAGGTAGTCCTCTATCTCTGAATGCGCGTCAAACGCTTGGTGCAGATCATCAGCGAGTTGGGTTTGTTCCTCTAGTGATAACATTTCCTCCAAAGATAATATAAGTTCCGCTTGCCTGTCATAGACATCGGGCATTAATCCCTGCGGAATATTTGGTATCAGGAAAATTGAAGCCACAAACACCATGACAAATAGAAATATCGTTAACCAACGGTAGCGTTTCTTGTTCACAATACCTCGCGTGAGGGTCGTATAGAGACGATACTGTTCCTTCTTCACTCTCCTACTTCTTCTTGGTTTATCATCATTCGATTTTAGCTTATCGTCACTCGATAGTTGCTCATCACTTGAAGATGTCGCGCTTGATGCTGTATCATTGTTGTTTGCTTTTTTAATCCATTGTTGGGCTAAGACGGGGATTAGGGTAAAAGAAACAAAGACTGAACTCAACAAAGCGATGACAATCACAATAGACATGATAAACGTGAACTCCCCCACTTCACCACTCAGCATGCCGATGGGTAGGAAGACCACAATGGTGGTGAGTGTAGCACTGATAATAGCCGTGTAAACCTCTTTGATCCCTTGGGTCACAGCTTTAAACTTGGACTGTCCCTGCTCTAATTTGCGGTAAATAGATTCAAGCATCACGATAGCGGTGTCGACCATCATTCCGATACCCAGACCTAGGCCGATAATTGTCAGCACGTTGATACTGTAATCTAAGACCCATACTGTCGCTAACGTCAATAAAACCGAGGACGGTATGGCTACTGCTATTACCAGTGTGGCTCTGAAGTTCCTCAGAAAAAGGAGTATAAGAAGAATGGCCAGTATACCACCGACAGCAACCTTCGTTTGAACATCGTAAACTGTTTTACCGATATAATCTCCCTTTGAAGTCAGCTCTTCTACTGTTAAGTGACCCATGAGGTCATCAGATTCCATCTCATCGAGTAGTCCTCGGACCGCTTCGGTGAGTTGAAAATCAGTGGCATCACTTGACCGGCCAACTTGAACGGAGATATACGTGTCATCCCCGTTTTTCCATAAGCGCGTGGAAGACTCAGATTCGGTTTGGGTCACATCGGCAATCTCCTCAAGCGTGACGAT carries:
- a CDS encoding efflux RND transporter permease subunit; amino-acid sequence: MKLLEFILQRKIIVGFLAVFILIFGLFAAQDLKIELMPDMTFDGASVQVHAGDESAVNVEQFITAPLEQSILALKNVDSVTSQSSTGLANIRVTFLEGTGDEAYRELESVVRRLQPQLPFVQEMLVQQFSMDSAYSFFIDVEGSSMDEMSQFVHDELKPRLESLREVSDVRVVGDQTDVLQIQLIEDRLAAYQLTPQQVIQSVQNENQLRSLGQVSVNDSPMNLRWDTRKQSIDEFKDMRIQTGSTIVTLEEIADVTQTESESSTRLWKNGDDTYISVQVGRSSDATDFQLTEAVRGLLDEMESDDLMGHLTVEELTSKGDYIGKTVYDVQTKVAVGGILAILLILLFLRNFRATLVIAVAIPSSVLLTLATVWVLDYSINVLTIIGLGLGIGMMVDTAIVMLESIYRKLEQGQSKFKAVTQGIKEVYTAIISATLTTIVVFLPIGMLSGEVGEFTFIMSIVIVIALLSSVFVSFTLIPVLAQQWIKKANNNDTASSATSSSDEQLSSDDKLKSNDDKPRRSRRVKKEQYRLYTTLTRGIVNKKRYRWLTIFLFVMVFVASIFLIPNIPQGLMPDVYDRQAELILSLEEMLSLEEQTQLADDLHQAFDAHSEIEDYLVNILDPKRVYLFINMTPEENATLSQTQVKQDIHDIVDSLKNDYPIQAVADAIFAGGGGAPIQVMVQGHDLDTLRQIGDDIATALDDLDGFSGVNHTLSQTNEELLINIDEEALSASQLTSAFLLQQLNLHLGQETIDEVTLEGRTHPVVLTSDQKIEEAEDVTSLLVTTQAGVQDMSDFLALDVVPSPIEISRHDGMRSVVISADDTSQDLGQAQRDVQDVIASLEIPENYTVSTLGQLADQEETFTEILFIVIVALLLVYCVMAVQFNHLAHPFIVMSIVPLTFVGALFGLFVTQKELNAMSAVGVVILIGIVLNNAILLIDRTKQLKLQGLKSEEALVEAGRDRLRPIMMTALTTAAGMLPMAISTGGASHFQSPLAVVMIFGLLVSTLITLLLIPAIYMVYEDILKRVQSMFRRRSATDSHPVKQQI